A window of the Gloeomargarita sp. SKYB120 genome harbors these coding sequences:
- a CDS encoding protease complex subunit PrcB family protein translates to MTTPIPFQVLDLGPTPLERQFVPRPQVLVFTDSRSWQRFWQRSRVFDLNLQRPAAPPINFRRQAVVGFTIGSRPTGGYGLRIDRLESVTDNQGTYWRLHYTESVPGPNCLVTQALTTPTVFIAVPPPVPQIQLQGRTVVVPCQ, encoded by the coding sequence ATGACAACGCCCATTCCGTTTCAAGTGCTCGATTTGGGGCCAACGCCGCTGGAGCGTCAGTTCGTGCCTAGACCCCAGGTGCTGGTCTTTACCGATAGCAGGTCTTGGCAGCGGTTTTGGCAACGCAGCCGGGTCTTCGACCTGAACCTGCAACGGCCTGCGGCCCCCCCTATCAATTTTCGCCGACAAGCGGTTGTGGGGTTCACCATTGGTTCTCGACCTACGGGCGGTTACGGGTTGCGCATTGACCGCCTGGAGTCGGTGACCGATAACCAGGGCACCTACTGGCGACTGCACTACACCGAGTCGGTGCCTGGCCCGAATTGTCTGGTGACCCAGGCGCTGACCACACCCACTGTATTTATCGCTGTGCCGCCGCCGGTACCCCAAATTCAATTGCAAGGACGCACGGTTGTTGTGCCGTGCCAGTAG
- a CDS encoding DUF3084 domain-containing protein gives MVAGYTLILVILVLGGLIAALGDRIGTRVGKARLSLFKLRPRTTAVLVTIATGGVISATTLGILLAADQQLRDGLFRLDQIQADLKRVRKQKDEAQAELEAARQQLARTQAELQAADRNVKAIEAKLVEVNRNYQQALAKLASAEQESRALEAQIAELKKDRAQLQAQLQQAQTQVAQARAQAERLRRQGQQLQAQIAQLEQVRGRLEQEIGQLRQGNVVIRREQVLATATVRAINDRDLARQAVQQTLQEASRVAGCLSRRQGPLETCLHSPQAGNPYAPRIRISSAEFNNLVNTLSTGRDYVVRVLAAANYSSGEPEVEVFTDVTPNRLIFPAGAVVAQIPIDLDNSDEVAIFNQLDRLFLASNVRARQSGILADPLTNKVGSFSQVALVQFVEQLQNLKGVVYVQSVTRRPIYTAGPLDIQLVAVQNGQIILRSS, from the coding sequence GTGGTCGCCGGTTACACCCTAATTCTCGTGATTCTGGTCTTGGGCGGGCTGATTGCAGCGCTGGGAGACCGGATCGGCACGCGGGTGGGAAAGGCGCGGTTAAGCCTGTTCAAGTTGCGGCCCCGCACGACAGCCGTACTCGTCACCATCGCCACTGGGGGGGTCATTTCGGCCACGACGCTGGGGATTCTGCTAGCAGCGGACCAGCAATTGCGGGATGGCTTGTTTCGGCTCGATCAAATCCAAGCGGACTTGAAACGGGTGCGCAAACAAAAAGACGAAGCCCAAGCGGAACTGGAAGCGGCGCGGCAACAACTGGCTCGCACCCAAGCGGAACTCCAAGCTGCCGACCGGAATGTCAAAGCCATCGAAGCTAAACTCGTCGAAGTCAACCGCAACTATCAACAGGCCTTGGCCAAACTTGCGAGCGCTGAACAGGAATCCCGCGCCTTGGAAGCGCAAATTGCAGAGTTGAAAAAAGACCGCGCCCAGCTACAGGCGCAACTGCAACAAGCCCAAACCCAAGTCGCTCAGGCCAGGGCTCAAGCGGAACGCCTGCGCCGCCAGGGCCAGCAATTGCAAGCCCAGATTGCTCAACTGGAACAAGTGCGTGGCCGGTTGGAGCAGGAAATCGGGCAACTGCGCCAAGGGAATGTGGTCATCCGGCGGGAGCAAGTCTTGGCAACTGCCACCGTGCGGGCGATTAACGATAGGGATTTGGCGCGGCAAGCCGTGCAACAAACCCTGCAGGAAGCGAGTCGGGTGGCGGGCTGCCTGAGTCGTCGCCAGGGACCACTCGAAACCTGTCTCCATTCCCCGCAAGCAGGCAATCCCTATGCCCCACGCATTCGCATCAGTAGCGCAGAGTTCAATAATTTGGTCAATACCCTAAGCACAGGGCGGGATTACGTGGTGCGAGTGTTAGCAGCGGCCAATTACTCCAGCGGCGAACCGGAAGTGGAGGTGTTTACCGATGTTACCCCCAACCGGTTGATCTTTCCTGCCGGAGCGGTGGTGGCCCAGATTCCCATTGACCTGGACAACAGCGACGAGGTGGCGATTTTTAACCAGTTGGACCGCTTGTTTCTCGCGTCAAACGTCCGCGCCCGACAAAGCGGTATCTTGGCTGACCCGCTCACCAACAAAGTGGGTTCCTTCAGCCAGGTGGCGCTGGTGCAGTTCGTGGAGCAGTTGCAAAATCTCAAGGGTGTGGTGTACGTGCAATCGGTGACGCGCCGCCCCATCTACACCGCTGGTCCCCTGGACATCCAACTGGTGGCGGTTCAAAACGGGCAAATTATCCTGCGCTCGAGTTGA
- a CDS encoding MnmC family methyltransferase has translation MDGERFAVVMTADGSPTIQDLTHPQREWMHHRGGAYQETQYIYGEAIRAVLARCTHPRFLVVGLGLGYIEILIACEWLKISRADTCRILSFEADEHWRTNFQQWCQGQPTELDAIYQLRDQKFQQDYPQQMRHAPAWLQQFLELHGQLDRLPQWQGQIHGILYDAYSAKTSPDLWQETFLAALIQHYAASPCLFVTYASTGSLKRALTACGFTLHQRAGFAGKKASTWATRGWELQG, from the coding sequence ATGGATGGGGAGCGCTTCGCCGTCGTGATGACCGCCGATGGTAGTCCCACCATTCAGGATTTAACCCATCCCCAGCGGGAATGGATGCATCACCGGGGCGGGGCCTACCAGGAAACCCAATACATCTACGGCGAGGCGATCCGGGCAGTGTTAGCCAGATGTACGCATCCCCGCTTTTTAGTGGTGGGGTTGGGATTGGGCTATATCGAAATCCTCATTGCCTGCGAGTGGTTAAAAATCTCCCGCGCTGATACCTGTCGGATTCTTAGCTTTGAAGCCGACGAACACTGGCGAACCAACTTTCAACAATGGTGCCAGGGCCAGCCCACTGAACTCGACGCCATTTACCAGCTACGGGATCAAAAATTTCAGCAAGACTATCCCCAACAAATGCGCCATGCGCCGGCGTGGTTACAACAATTTTTAGAACTGCATGGTCAATTGGATAGGCTCCCCCAGTGGCAAGGGCAAATTCACGGGATTTTGTACGATGCCTACAGCGCCAAAACATCGCCGGATTTATGGCAAGAAACCTTTTTGGCGGCATTGATTCAGCACTATGCAGCATCGCCCTGTTTGTTTGTAACCTACGCCAGCACCGGTAGCCTGAAACGAGCCTTGACCGCTTGTGGTTTTACCCTGCACCAGCGAGCGGGATTTGCGGGCAAAAAAGCATCCACCTGGGCAACCAGAGGCTGGGAGTTGCAAGGCTAA
- the ligA gene encoding NAD-dependent DNA ligase LigA has protein sequence MAEQQGELLLTPEAVQQRMQQLRELLQKAAHAYYVLDNPIMPDEVYDQLYRELLALEAQHPEWITPDSPTQRVGDQPSQGFPSVTHPTPLYSLDNAFELADMQAWEERWRKLWPDDLPDDLYVCELKIDGLALNLYYERGLLVWGATRGDGVTGEDITANVRTIRTIPLRLQTNDPPEGVEIRGEAFLPLPIFEELNRQRQAQGEQTFANPRNAAAGTLRQLDPRIVAQRRLDFFAYGVGQGVDLPTQKDVLLQLAAWGFRINPHFQVCRDLAAVQAYYQTWVEQRSQLPYGTDGVVVKINHLAMQAQLGYTQKSPRWAIAWKFPAETAVATLTGVTVQVGRTGTLTPVAELTPVRLAGTQVTRATLHNAQRIQELDIHIGDRVVVRKAGDIIPEVVEVLTALRPPDAEPYRFPTHCPECGEPVVQAPDEAATRCVNPHCPGIIREQVQHWASRDALDIRGLGEKVAQQLVAQGWVQTVADLYRLTVEQLQSLAGWGEKSARNLVAAIDQSRRQPWPRVLYGLGIRHVGVGTAELLASHFPSAEALQQATVAELCAINGIGPEIAQAVHDWFHDPDHQALLEQLRQAGLQLHYTPATSQTGGPLAGKVLVLTGKLPHLTRHQAKALIERAGGKVASSVSSRTDYVVVGEDAGAKLEKARELGIPLLSETDLLALVGEG, from the coding sequence ATGGCCGAACAGCAAGGGGAATTACTCCTGACACCAGAGGCGGTGCAACAACGGATGCAACAACTGCGGGAATTGCTGCAAAAAGCCGCCCATGCCTACTACGTTCTGGACAACCCCATCATGCCCGATGAGGTCTATGACCAGCTTTACCGGGAATTGCTGGCACTGGAAGCACAACACCCCGAATGGATTACCCCTGATAGTCCCACCCAGCGCGTTGGCGACCAGCCCAGCCAGGGATTCCCCAGCGTGACCCATCCCACCCCCCTGTACAGCCTGGACAATGCCTTTGAGCTAGCCGATATGCAGGCGTGGGAGGAACGCTGGCGCAAACTCTGGCCCGATGACCTGCCGGACGATCTCTACGTGTGTGAATTGAAAATTGACGGGCTGGCTTTGAATCTCTACTACGAACGGGGCCTGCTGGTGTGGGGCGCAACCCGCGGCGATGGGGTCACCGGCGAAGATATTACGGCCAATGTCCGCACCATTCGCACCATCCCCTTGCGCTTGCAGACCAACGACCCGCCGGAAGGGGTGGAAATTCGCGGCGAAGCCTTTTTACCCCTGCCCATCTTTGAGGAACTCAATCGCCAGCGCCAGGCCCAGGGCGAACAGACGTTTGCCAATCCCCGTAACGCCGCTGCCGGCACCTTGCGTCAACTCGACCCCCGCATCGTAGCGCAACGGCGCTTGGATTTCTTTGCCTATGGGGTCGGTCAAGGGGTGGACCTGCCTACGCAAAAAGACGTCCTATTACAACTGGCCGCCTGGGGGTTTCGCATCAATCCCCACTTCCAGGTGTGTCGGGACCTGGCGGCTGTACAGGCGTATTACCAAACCTGGGTGGAGCAACGTTCACAATTGCCCTATGGCACCGATGGGGTGGTGGTCAAAATCAATCACCTGGCGATGCAAGCCCAGCTCGGGTACACCCAAAAATCGCCCCGCTGGGCCATTGCCTGGAAATTTCCCGCAGAGACGGCGGTAGCGACGCTCACCGGGGTGACGGTGCAGGTGGGACGGACAGGCACCCTAACGCCAGTGGCGGAACTGACGCCCGTGCGCTTGGCTGGCACCCAGGTCACCCGCGCGACCCTGCACAATGCCCAGCGGATCCAGGAGTTGGATATTCACATCGGCGACCGGGTGGTGGTGCGCAAGGCGGGAGACATTATCCCAGAAGTGGTGGAGGTTTTGACAGCATTACGCCCCCCCGACGCCGAACCGTACCGGTTTCCCACCCATTGCCCTGAATGCGGCGAACCCGTGGTGCAAGCGCCCGATGAAGCCGCCACCCGCTGCGTCAATCCCCACTGCCCTGGCATCATTCGCGAGCAGGTCCAGCACTGGGCCAGCCGGGATGCTTTGGACATTCGCGGGCTAGGGGAAAAAGTCGCGCAACAACTGGTCGCCCAAGGCTGGGTGCAAACGGTAGCGGATTTGTATCGCTTGACCGTTGAACAGTTGCAGTCGCTCGCGGGCTGGGGGGAAAAATCGGCCCGTAATCTGGTGGCTGCGATTGACCAGTCCCGCAGGCAACCGTGGCCGCGCGTGTTGTATGGGTTGGGGATTCGCCATGTGGGGGTGGGCACGGCGGAGTTATTGGCATCGCATTTCCCTAGCGCTGAAGCCCTGCAGCAGGCGACGGTCGCGGAACTGTGCGCCATCAATGGCATTGGTCCGGAAATTGCCCAGGCGGTGCATGATTGGTTTCACGACCCCGACCACCAAGCCCTGCTAGAGCAATTGCGCCAGGCGGGTTTGCAGTTGCACTACACACCGGCGACTTCCCAGACCGGCGGCCCCCTAGCTGGCAAAGTGTTGGTTTTGACAGGCAAACTGCCCCATTTGACCCGCCACCAGGCCAAGGCGCTCATCGAACGGGCAGGGGGCAAAGTCGCCAGTAGTGTATCCAGTCGTACCGATTACGTCGTCGTGGGCGAGGATGCAGGTGCTAAGCTGGAAAAAGCGAGGGAGTTGGGCATTCCGTTACTCAGCGAAACCGACTTGCTGGCGCTGGTTGGCGAGGGGTAA